One region of Natronolimnobius baerhuensis genomic DNA includes:
- a CDS encoding phosphoenolpyruvate carboxykinase (ATP), translated as MSETGTKRPPVRRDLPDPNTASNVRYNPSLEELRDLAAHAETTTEFGSPSYVSEFRSRSSDKTKNAVDHEFGTDDYALLTDAVERAAEREMICIDRQMGRHPDASFCCRLFVPVEHARIALAWATLFESTDQSEPDLVTVHDPDYDQTAIRVLPEEGFTAALGSDYLGEAKKSFLRLFMFRVKQRDGLGLHAGSKRVRVRNDDGDLETVGQVFMGLSATGKSTLTSHGCWLEGEEEAVMLQDDVCGLLPDGSVAGSEGEGLFIKTIGLDEDEQPELYDAATAESAVLENVAVDDDGTVDFDADRYTSNSRAVVRRDELESADDDIDLERMDQVFFITRNPLMPPVAKLDEDEAAVAFMLGESIETSAGDPSRAGESIRVVGTNPFIIGSEGEEGNLFRDLIAELDVDCYIINTGYLGDKSADIGVTESVTILTELARGTVEWSDDDQTGLTIPEAVPGIDIEEFYVPDHVEDYEDAAAELRADRLEYLSQFEDLDETIIDATY; from the coding sequence ATGTCCGAAACCGGGACGAAGCGCCCGCCGGTCAGACGGGACCTTCCAGATCCGAACACCGCGTCGAACGTCCGTTACAATCCGTCGCTCGAGGAACTTCGCGACCTCGCGGCACATGCGGAGACGACGACGGAGTTTGGATCGCCGTCCTACGTCAGCGAGTTTCGCTCGCGCAGTTCCGATAAGACGAAAAATGCGGTTGACCACGAGTTCGGCACGGACGACTACGCGCTCCTCACCGATGCTGTCGAGCGCGCGGCCGAACGCGAAATGATCTGTATCGACCGCCAGATGGGGCGTCACCCCGACGCCTCGTTTTGCTGCCGTCTCTTTGTGCCGGTCGAGCACGCCCGTATCGCACTTGCATGGGCCACCCTCTTCGAGTCGACTGACCAGTCCGAACCCGACCTCGTCACTGTTCACGACCCCGACTACGACCAAACCGCGATTCGCGTCCTTCCCGAAGAAGGCTTTACCGCCGCACTCGGGAGCGACTATCTCGGTGAGGCGAAAAAGTCGTTCCTGCGACTGTTCATGTTCCGCGTGAAACAGCGCGACGGACTCGGACTCCACGCCGGCAGCAAGCGCGTCCGCGTCCGCAACGACGACGGCGACCTCGAGACTGTCGGTCAGGTCTTCATGGGTCTGTCCGCGACCGGCAAGTCGACACTAACCTCTCACGGCTGCTGGCTCGAGGGCGAGGAAGAGGCCGTCATGCTCCAGGATGACGTCTGTGGCCTCCTGCCGGACGGCTCCGTCGCCGGCAGCGAAGGCGAGGGACTGTTCATCAAGACCATCGGCCTCGATGAAGACGAACAGCCGGAACTCTACGACGCTGCAACCGCCGAATCCGCCGTCCTCGAGAATGTCGCCGTCGACGACGACGGTACCGTCGACTTCGATGCGGATCGCTACACCTCGAACTCACGCGCGGTCGTCCGCCGCGACGAACTCGAGAGCGCAGACGACGACATCGACTTGGAGCGGATGGATCAGGTCTTCTTTATCACCCGGAATCCGCTCATGCCGCCGGTCGCGAAACTCGACGAAGACGAAGCCGCCGTCGCGTTCATGCTTGGCGAGTCCATCGAGACCAGCGCAGGCGACCCATCCCGGGCCGGCGAATCGATCCGCGTCGTCGGGACGAACCCGTTCATCATCGGCTCCGAGGGCGAGGAAGGCAACCTGTTCCGCGATCTGATCGCCGAACTCGACGTCGACTGTTACATCATCAACACGGGCTATCTCGGCGACAAGTCGGCCGATATCGGCGTCACCGAATCGGTGACGATCCTGACCGAACTCGCCCGCGGCACGGTTGAGTGGTCCGACGACGACCAGACTGGCCTGACGATTCCCGAGGCTGTTCCGGGCATCGACATCGAGGAGTTCTACGTCCCCGATCACGTTGAGGACTACGAGGATGCCGCCGCCGAACTCCGTGCCGACCGACTCGAGTATCTCTCCCAGTTCGAGGATCTGGACGAGACGATCATCGACGCGACGTACTGA
- a CDS encoding pyridoxal phosphate-dependent aminotransferase, translating to MEYETPLFFRVMQYASQADRDVIDMVSGNPDWEPPEALREGLREYADLESAAFQYPPSAGLRELREEIAARRGVDVDQVVVTNGAGEANYLAMARALERGRGDEVILTDPVYPYYPGKTTMLGGTQRFVPTDDAGQIDPDAVREAASEQTGAIVVNTPNNPTGAVYPEETMRELVAIAEKYDAVLVSDEVYDHYDLSGKFASALAVDSDNRIVTNAFSKSLSITGFRVGYAVFPPELVEAAKSRHMLVNVAGSRPAQYAVLQALQETDPAYYEANRELLGERVDTFTDALEDTGAEYTRPDGAFYVMARFEGYPGTLENVFRLIDEAGVAGMPGEAFGDSRTEWLRFALVTPRVAEAADRLAEYFG from the coding sequence ATGGAGTACGAGACGCCGCTTTTCTTCCGGGTCATGCAGTACGCCTCGCAAGCGGATCGGGACGTGATCGACATGGTCAGCGGGAATCCCGACTGGGAGCCGCCGGAGGCGCTTCGCGAGGGATTACGCGAGTACGCCGACCTCGAGTCCGCGGCATTTCAGTATCCGCCGAGCGCGGGGCTCCGTGAGTTACGCGAGGAAATCGCTGCCCGCCGCGGCGTCGACGTAGACCAGGTCGTCGTCACCAACGGCGCGGGCGAGGCGAACTACCTCGCGATGGCCCGCGCGCTCGAACGCGGCCGCGGCGACGAGGTCATCCTGACGGACCCGGTCTATCCTTACTATCCGGGCAAGACGACGATGCTCGGTGGGACACAGCGGTTCGTCCCGACGGACGATGCGGGCCAGATCGACCCGGACGCCGTCCGCGAGGCCGCGAGCGAACAGACGGGCGCAATCGTCGTCAACACGCCGAACAACCCGACGGGCGCGGTGTACCCCGAGGAAACGATGCGCGAACTCGTCGCCATCGCCGAAAAATACGACGCGGTCCTCGTCAGCGACGAGGTGTACGACCACTATGATCTCTCAGGGAAGTTTGCGAGTGCACTCGCAGTCGACTCCGACAATCGCATCGTGACGAACGCGTTCTCGAAATCGCTCTCGATTACTGGTTTTCGCGTCGGCTACGCCGTCTTCCCGCCCGAACTGGTCGAGGCCGCCAAGAGTCGGCACATGCTGGTCAACGTCGCCGGCAGCCGGCCCGCCCAGTACGCCGTCTTGCAGGCGCTCCAAGAGACCGATCCCGCCTACTACGAGGCGAACCGCGAACTCCTGGGCGAGCGCGTCGACACCTTTACTGACGCCCTCGAGGATACAGGCGCGGAGTACACCCGACCGGATGGCGCGTTCTACGTCATGGCGCGCTTCGAGGGCTATCCGGGTACGCTCGAGAACGTGTTTCGGCTGATCGACGAGGCAGGCGTCGCGGGGATGCCCGGCGAAGCCTTCGGTGACTCGCGAACCGAGTGGTTACGATTTGCGCTGGTTACGCCTCGAGTCGCCGAGGCCGCTGATCGGTTGGCAGAGTACTTCGGCTGA
- a CDS encoding sensor domain-containing protein, giving the protein MGSSEHATRDSRWRGSSLLGVVTAKQTYANLVYLFLAIPLAFAYSAVFMFGLVFGTFLILLVVGIPIVLGTILSSRLLAAFERALANALLTVDLEAPEDVQRGDGDGFVSSLRRYLVAGSTWRGLGFLFLKTGLGFVSFIGLFLFATALSLVQSPVHYPTETEFLTVNDQPITWVIDTAPELALAVVLGVVLLLVCFHLANALAAIAGRVAVALLDGPTEPARADSSDKPAPAVPPAPDESATDSSGPPASTDNDDTERGVGGESERSRDDTGSDSSR; this is encoded by the coding sequence ATGGGATCGTCAGAACACGCGACTCGAGACAGTCGCTGGCGCGGCAGTTCGCTACTCGGCGTCGTCACTGCTAAACAGACGTACGCAAATCTGGTGTACCTGTTTCTGGCGATCCCGCTTGCGTTTGCGTACTCGGCAGTCTTCATGTTCGGGCTCGTCTTCGGGACGTTTCTCATACTTCTCGTTGTCGGGATTCCGATTGTCCTGGGGACGATTCTCAGTAGCCGACTCCTTGCAGCGTTCGAGCGCGCGCTCGCGAACGCCTTGCTCACCGTCGATCTCGAGGCACCCGAGGACGTTCAACGGGGCGATGGTGATGGATTCGTCTCGAGTCTTCGGCGCTATCTTGTCGCGGGGTCGACCTGGCGCGGACTTGGTTTTTTGTTCCTCAAAACCGGCCTGGGGTTCGTGTCGTTTATCGGCCTGTTCCTGTTCGCGACGGCCCTGTCGCTGGTGCAGTCACCGGTGCACTACCCCACCGAGACGGAGTTCCTGACGGTCAACGACCAGCCGATTACGTGGGTCATCGATACCGCTCCAGAACTCGCACTCGCCGTCGTCCTCGGTGTCGTCTTGCTGCTCGTCTGTTTCCATCTGGCAAACGCCCTCGCCGCAATCGCCGGACGAGTCGCCGTTGCCTTGCTCGATGGCCCCACCGAACCTGCCCGCGCCGACTCCAGTGACAAACCGGCCCCAGCTGTGCCGCCCGCTCCCGACGAGTCTGCGACTGACTCGAGTGGCCCACCTGCGAGCACCGACAACGACGATACTGAGAGAGGCGTCGGCGGCGAGAGCGAGCGCTCGAGAGACGACACCGGCAGCGACAGCTCACGCTGA
- a CDS encoding tautomerase family protein has protein sequence MPLLQFDTTLSLSAEEKTALADRVTDSYTAEMATTAGHVAVTIRERDPADLHLGRAVDGPLVFLDAEIRRGRSVNRKRAFALETFAYLGETFDVPDENMKVVFTEHPGESMMGVDRVGGEWDSE, from the coding sequence ATGCCACTGCTACAGTTCGACACGACGCTGTCGCTGTCGGCCGAGGAAAAAACAGCACTCGCAGACCGGGTAACCGACTCCTACACGGCTGAGATGGCAACAACGGCGGGCCACGTCGCAGTGACCATCCGCGAGCGCGACCCGGCCGACCTCCATCTCGGGCGTGCGGTCGATGGTCCGCTTGTCTTCCTCGACGCCGAGATTCGACGCGGCCGGTCGGTCAACCGCAAGCGCGCGTTCGCCCTCGAGACGTTCGCGTACCTTGGCGAGACGTTCGACGTGCCCGACGAGAATATGAAGGTCGTGTTCACCGAACATCCCGGCGAGTCGATGATGGGTGTCGACCGCGTCGGCGGTGAGTGGGATAGCGAGTGA
- a CDS encoding universal stress protein produces the protein MYRILLPVDRSESRARTQADAVLEMPAAPGDLAVDVVHVHDEVSTPDAEWAAGGSFAETYAEEMADHVRNADRIPSAVEVAVERLESSDLEYAVHERSGGPAEAILELADELDADAIVLGVGSRSPVGKVLFGSVVQAVILDSDRPVMTVPVDVD, from the coding sequence ATGTACCGCATCTTACTGCCGGTCGATCGAAGCGAGTCACGAGCGCGCACACAGGCCGACGCAGTCCTCGAGATGCCGGCCGCTCCGGGCGACCTCGCTGTTGATGTCGTGCACGTCCACGACGAGGTATCGACGCCGGACGCGGAGTGGGCCGCCGGCGGCAGCTTCGCCGAAACCTACGCCGAAGAAATGGCCGACCACGTCCGCAACGCCGACCGAATTCCATCGGCGGTCGAAGTCGCAGTTGAGCGCCTCGAGTCGAGCGACCTCGAGTACGCGGTTCACGAACGAAGCGGGGGGCCGGCCGAGGCAATTCTCGAACTCGCGGACGAACTCGACGCGGACGCCATCGTTCTCGGCGTCGGCAGTCGCTCTCCAGTCGGGAAGGTGTTGTTCGGCAGCGTCGTACAAGCAGTGATTCTCGATAGTGACCGTCCGGTGATGACCGTCCCTGTAGACGTCGACTAA
- a CDS encoding CinA family protein, translating into MDPIDRERSRAVADALAETDETVAVAESCTGGLIGATLTAIPGSSDYFESGATTYAYGAKRRELGVSRESLDEHGAVSEPVALEMARGVRDTCDVTWGVSTTGVAGPSGGSEETPVGTVYIGVAYAGPWGTDSSFATASRYEFDGDRAAVRAKTVAQALDDLLAALEDRP; encoded by the coding sequence ATGGACCCCATCGACCGCGAGCGCTCGCGGGCCGTCGCCGACGCACTGGCTGAAACCGATGAGACAGTGGCCGTCGCCGAGTCCTGTACGGGCGGACTCATCGGCGCGACACTGACAGCAATTCCGGGCTCGAGCGACTACTTCGAGTCCGGAGCGACGACCTACGCCTACGGGGCCAAGCGTCGCGAACTCGGCGTTAGCCGCGAATCGCTCGACGAACACGGCGCGGTCTCGGAGCCTGTTGCCCTTGAGATGGCTCGCGGCGTTCGGGATACCTGTGACGTGACCTGGGGTGTTTCGACGACCGGTGTTGCTGGTCCCTCCGGCGGCTCCGAGGAAACGCCCGTTGGCACGGTCTACATCGGCGTCGCCTACGCCGGTCCCTGGGGCACCGACTCGTCGTTCGCGACTGCCTCGCGCTACGAGTTCGACGGCGACCGAGCCGCGGTCCGCGCCAAAACCGTCGCACAGGCGCTCGACGACCTGCTCGCAGCACTCGAGGACCGACCATAG
- a CDS encoding SLC13 family permease, which translates to MVDAPRETDQPFIQRLWNYLWRLNAQTKAYLRLDGPAIVRDMDGVTDEEKRLAEKAFADGGRNPGDGNGPGADPGSGGDRDDDDGNPFDVGGGSYGLRQKIGFVLGPLLFALIYLSPTPEGLTPEGQAVAAVTAWVAVWWMSEAIPIPATSLLPIPLFPLTGALPAEDTTPSYADPLIFLFMGGFFLAMAMQRWGLHRRIALRTIKAVGTEPSRLILGFMIATAFLSMWVSNSATVMMMVPIALAVIYQTADLIDETGLDIDTSQGNFSFGVALMLCIAYGASVGGVATLIGTPPNILFAGQASELFGESISFAQWMLYGVPISLVGLATVYLYVTRLAMSPQFDELPIGADTIDRQLSDLGVMGKQEKLVLVVFIGMAVTWIGASLIGQFDSSPAIVPGAIALVLDPIFGVPVPEDADTVVAIGGAMILFTLPTTTESGDHTFLLDWENAVDIPWGVILLFGGGLAIAAGFGDTGLAAWIGEQLQALAGVPMVLILLSVVVMTIFLTEVTSNTATTAMLMPILAGVAVGIGVHPFGLMIAAATAASFAFMLPVATPPNAIVFGSGYITLPQMAKVGVGLNIIGIILITAVALVWLPIAWGIDIGTLPTEFVEAWDS; encoded by the coding sequence ATGGTGGATGCCCCTCGGGAAACAGATCAACCGTTTATTCAACGGCTCTGGAACTATCTGTGGCGACTCAACGCCCAGACGAAAGCGTATCTCCGCCTCGATGGGCCGGCGATTGTCCGAGACATGGACGGCGTGACCGACGAGGAAAAACGACTTGCGGAGAAGGCGTTCGCCGACGGCGGCCGAAATCCGGGAGATGGAAACGGACCGGGCGCGGACCCTGGCAGCGGCGGCGACCGGGACGACGATGACGGAAATCCGTTCGACGTCGGCGGCGGCTCGTACGGACTTCGACAGAAAATCGGCTTCGTGCTCGGTCCACTACTGTTTGCACTGATCTACCTGTCACCGACGCCGGAGGGACTCACGCCAGAAGGACAGGCGGTCGCCGCGGTCACCGCCTGGGTCGCCGTTTGGTGGATGTCCGAGGCAATTCCGATCCCTGCAACGTCGTTGCTGCCGATTCCGTTATTTCCACTGACCGGCGCGCTGCCGGCCGAGGACACGACGCCGTCGTACGCCGATCCGCTGATCTTCCTCTTTATGGGCGGTTTCTTCCTCGCGATGGCAATGCAGCGATGGGGACTGCACCGACGGATCGCCTTGCGAACGATCAAAGCCGTCGGCACAGAACCCTCGAGGCTCATTCTCGGGTTCATGATCGCGACGGCGTTTCTCTCGATGTGGGTCTCGAACAGCGCAACCGTGATGATGATGGTGCCTATCGCGCTGGCGGTCATCTACCAGACTGCCGACCTGATCGATGAGACTGGACTCGATATCGACACCAGTCAGGGCAACTTCTCGTTCGGCGTGGCGCTGATGCTGTGTATCGCCTACGGTGCCTCCGTCGGCGGCGTCGCAACGCTGATCGGGACGCCGCCGAACATCCTCTTTGCGGGCCAGGCCAGCGAGTTGTTCGGCGAGTCGATCTCCTTCGCGCAGTGGATGCTCTATGGTGTCCCGATCTCACTCGTCGGTCTCGCGACGGTGTACCTGTACGTCACACGTCTCGCGATGTCGCCTCAGTTCGACGAGTTGCCGATTGGTGCCGATACGATCGATCGGCAACTCTCTGACCTCGGCGTGATGGGCAAGCAGGAGAAACTGGTCCTCGTCGTCTTCATCGGCATGGCCGTCACCTGGATCGGCGCCAGCCTGATTGGCCAGTTCGATTCTTCGCCAGCGATTGTTCCTGGCGCAATCGCGCTGGTACTGGATCCCATTTTCGGGGTCCCCGTCCCCGAAGACGCCGACACCGTCGTCGCTATCGGCGGTGCAATGATCCTCTTTACGCTGCCGACGACCACTGAGAGCGGCGACCACACGTTCTTACTCGACTGGGAGAACGCCGTCGACATCCCATGGGGCGTTATCCTCCTGTTCGGTGGCGGACTCGCCATCGCTGCCGGCTTCGGCGATACCGGTCTCGCGGCGTGGATCGGCGAGCAACTGCAGGCACTCGCTGGCGTCCCCATGGTGCTCATCCTTCTATCCGTGGTTGTCATGACGATCTTCCTGACCGAAGTGACATCGAACACGGCGACGACGGCGATGTTGATGCCGATTCTCGCCGGTGTTGCAGTCGGAATCGGCGTCCACCCCTTCGGACTGATGATCGCGGCTGCGACCGCAGCCTCGTTCGCGTTCATGCTCCCGGTCGCGACGCCGCCGAACGCGATTGTCTTCGGCAGTGGCTACATTACGCTCCCGCAGATGGCCAAAGTCGGGGTTGGACTCAACATAATCGGGATCATCCTGATTACCGCCGTTGCGCTCGTGTGGCTGCCGATCGCCTGGGGAATCGACATCGGAACGCTCCCGACCGAGTTCGTCGAGGCCTGGGATTCATAG
- a CDS encoding ArsA family ATPase: protein MSGIDVEPVEEDEQEHERATGDGDNTIEVTPTDSVSEPDTGRETIDVEPSDEPIDSPDYVLYGGKGGVGKTTMAAATALDSARAGTSTLVVSTDPAHSLSDTFETAIPAEPGRIRDDIPLYAAEIDPEAAMERGQAFLGGSAAGDGPNAGPDADAAGGFGMGADGATEGPMGDLGGLGEMLGGDSPMDAIFGGSMPGADEAAAMQLLLEYLDDPRFERVVVDTAPTGHTLRLLELPELMDSMMGKIIKFRKRLSGMFEGMKGMFGGQEPPEPDDLEDLDELQERIERLRAALRDPTQTDFRIVMVPEEMSVFESKRLRAQLDEFGIPVGTVVVNRVMEPLSDVTGDVQGTEQFLEPNLDDCEFCQRRWDVQQSALTEAQDLFRGTDVRRVPLFADEVRGEEMLEVVAACLR from the coding sequence ATGAGCGGAATCGACGTCGAACCGGTCGAAGAAGACGAGCAGGAGCACGAACGGGCGACAGGCGACGGCGATAACACAATCGAGGTCACGCCGACGGACTCCGTTTCGGAGCCGGATACCGGCCGTGAGACCATCGACGTCGAGCCCTCCGACGAGCCAATCGACAGCCCCGACTACGTCCTCTACGGTGGGAAAGGTGGCGTCGGCAAGACAACGATGGCGGCCGCGACGGCACTGGATAGCGCCCGTGCGGGGACGAGTACGCTCGTCGTCTCAACGGACCCTGCCCACTCGCTGTCGGATACGTTCGAGACAGCGATTCCGGCCGAACCCGGCCGAATCCGTGACGACATCCCACTCTATGCGGCCGAGATCGACCCCGAAGCCGCGATGGAGCGTGGACAGGCGTTCCTCGGCGGATCGGCTGCTGGCGACGGTCCGAATGCGGGACCTGACGCCGACGCTGCGGGCGGATTCGGAATGGGCGCTGACGGAGCCACTGAGGGACCGATGGGCGACCTCGGCGGTCTCGGCGAAATGCTCGGCGGCGACTCTCCGATGGACGCCATCTTCGGCGGCTCGATGCCCGGCGCGGACGAAGCCGCCGCAATGCAACTCCTCCTCGAGTATCTCGATGATCCTCGCTTCGAGCGCGTCGTCGTCGATACCGCGCCGACGGGCCACACCCTTCGGCTGCTCGAGTTGCCGGAACTGATGGATTCGATGATGGGGAAGATCATCAAATTCCGCAAGCGCCTCAGCGGCATGTTCGAGGGCATGAAGGGCATGTTCGGCGGTCAGGAGCCGCCGGAGCCGGACGACCTCGAGGATCTCGATGAACTACAGGAACGCATCGAACGCTTGCGAGCGGCACTTCGCGATCCGACCCAGACGGACTTTCGGATCGTCATGGTGCCTGAGGAGATGAGCGTCTTCGAGTCAAAGCGCCTGCGGGCACAGCTCGACGAGTTCGGTATTCCGGTCGGAACGGTCGTCGTCAATCGCGTCATGGAGCCGCTATCGGACGTCACCGGCGACGTGCAGGGAACCGAGCAGTTCCTCGAGCCGAACTTAGACGACTGCGAGTTCTGCCAGCGCCGGTGGGACGTCCAGCAGTCCGCGCTCACGGAGGCACAGGACCTGTTCCGCGGAACTGACGTGCGGCGCGTGCCGCTGTTTGCCGACGAGGTTCGTGGGGAGGAGATGCTCGAAGTCGTCGCGGCCTGTCTCCGATAA
- a CDS encoding metal-dependent hydrolase — translation MNKKGHVLNAVLLSIGLGYLLEPAGNLETFETIIAIGVPITLGAMVPDIDTAFGKHRKTLHNLPLLVGFAVFPAFFGNLEWVWLGVLTHYVLDIAGSKRGIALFYPLWRKEFGLPVGVAVSSKRADLMMVIVTVAELAIAAIILYQGPEWLEAGQQFIGL, via the coding sequence ATGAATAAGAAGGGCCACGTGCTCAACGCCGTGTTGTTGAGTATCGGATTGGGCTATTTGCTCGAGCCGGCGGGGAATTTGGAGACGTTCGAGACAATCATCGCAATCGGCGTCCCGATCACACTCGGGGCGATGGTTCCCGATATCGACACCGCGTTCGGTAAGCATCGCAAGACGTTGCACAACCTGCCGCTGCTCGTCGGGTTCGCGGTCTTTCCCGCTTTCTTCGGGAATCTCGAGTGGGTCTGGCTCGGCGTGTTGACTCACTACGTTCTCGACATTGCGGGAAGCAAACGTGGCATCGCGCTCTTCTATCCACTCTGGAGAAAGGAGTTCGGGCTACCGGTTGGTGTCGCCGTCAGCAGCAAGCGCGCAGACCTCATGATGGTTATCGTCACCGTCGCAGAACTGGCGATTGCCGCCATTATTCTGTATCAGGGACCGGAGTGGCTCGAGGCGGGCCAGCAGTTCATCGGTCTCTGA
- a CDS encoding SDR family oxidoreductase: protein MTTAEDDAGTDDTGDESAETADDADSEPTDETTPENDGDADLETDEPATGEPAAEPAAESEPTAGADADAGTATTETTATGTDSAATDAGTTTETTADASDGRYTRKKCVLITGCSSGIGRATALAFLQANWQVVATARNTDDITDLEEAGCTTLALDVTDPEQVARAVEETVEIGGAIDCLVNNAGYAQMGPLEDVSTADLHRQFDVNVYGPHRLTRAALPHMRAQGEGRIINVSSVIGRISIPGSGAYAGSKHALEAMSDALRAEAEEFGIEVVIVEPGPVETNFTDRVDEELPEDQRTPAYEALYELYDDMQLIGGGGPFASEPEDVARAILESATTSEPPARYPVGPFAQYGVYARYLPDWLRDAGYGLLRKLT from the coding sequence ATGACCACCGCTGAGGACGACGCGGGGACGGACGACACCGGCGACGAGTCGGCGGAGACGGCCGATGACGCCGATTCGGAACCAACCGACGAGACGACACCCGAGAACGACGGTGACGCCGACCTCGAGACGGACGAGCCTGCGACCGGCGAACCAGCAGCTGAACCAGCCGCCGAAAGCGAGCCGACGGCTGGAGCCGACGCGGACGCTGGGACGGCCACTACCGAAACGACCGCGACAGGCACTGACAGCGCCGCAACCGATGCTGGGACGACCACGGAAACGACGGCTGACGCATCCGACGGCCGCTATACGCGCAAAAAGTGCGTCCTGATCACCGGCTGTTCCTCCGGCATCGGCCGCGCGACCGCCCTCGCGTTCTTGCAGGCAAACTGGCAGGTCGTCGCCACCGCGCGCAACACCGACGATATCACGGACCTCGAGGAGGCGGGCTGTACGACACTCGCACTCGACGTGACCGACCCCGAGCAGGTCGCCCGCGCGGTCGAAGAAACCGTCGAGATCGGCGGCGCAATCGACTGTCTCGTCAACAACGCCGGCTACGCCCAGATGGGGCCGCTCGAGGACGTGTCCACGGCGGATCTCCACCGCCAGTTCGACGTGAACGTCTACGGCCCGCACCGGCTCACCCGCGCCGCGTTACCACACATGCGCGCCCAGGGCGAGGGTCGGATCATCAACGTCTCGAGCGTCATTGGGCGCATTTCGATTCCTGGCTCCGGTGCCTACGCCGGCTCGAAACACGCACTCGAGGCGATGAGCGACGCGCTCCGTGCGGAAGCCGAGGAGTTCGGCATCGAGGTCGTCATCGTCGAACCCGGTCCGGTCGAGACGAACTTCACGGATCGTGTCGACGAGGAACTGCCCGAAGACCAGCGCACGCCGGCCTACGAGGCGCTGTACGAACTCTACGACGACATGCAACTGATCGGCGGTGGGGGCCCATTCGCCTCCGAACCCGAAGACGTCGCCCGCGCAATTCTCGAGTCCGCGACGACCTCCGAGCCGCCGGCGCGATATCCCGTCGGCCCGTTCGCCCAGTATGGCGTTTACGCCCGCTATCTGCCGGATTGGCTCCGTGATGCCGGCTACGGGTTGCTCCGGAAGTTGACCTGA
- a CDS encoding MFS transporter, producing MDRSYRRTVSLVTLWQVSASICYYTVFAATPFFRDEFGLSRLSVGFVVTALTLGYAVWLLPVGALIDRFGERRTLVIGLVGLSAGAAMVAGAPTYALLLAAAFFLGSMYATAIPGTNKAVYDNIAAGRQNFAMGIKQVGVTAGSGISSLLVTGLAGVLFWQAGFLIATGVGLVVAVIFAVLYSGTSDGGTAEYPDFRALSHNRPYRVLVAAGFFLGAALFTTTGYTVLYVEEEIGTSVVFAGVVLALVQLFGSFGRILTGWLSDILPGEPDTRIGAILIVQAVVGAGMFVVVAATDSPWSAVVAFSALGFFVLGNTGVYYSYMATLVTADEMGGATAAGQLALVVGSVVAPPAFGYLADTVGYRSSWWLLAVGTLVAAALLVYAIRLEPPVDEPAMQE from the coding sequence ATGGATCGGTCGTATCGGCGGACGGTCTCGCTCGTCACGCTGTGGCAGGTGTCGGCGAGCATTTGTTACTACACCGTCTTTGCGGCGACGCCCTTTTTCCGCGATGAGTTCGGTCTCTCGCGACTGTCGGTTGGCTTCGTCGTGACGGCGTTGACACTGGGTTATGCGGTCTGGTTGCTGCCTGTTGGCGCGCTGATCGACCGCTTTGGGGAGAGGCGTACACTCGTGATCGGCCTGGTCGGACTCTCAGCCGGTGCTGCGATGGTCGCCGGTGCGCCAACCTATGCGCTCTTGCTCGCGGCAGCATTCTTTCTCGGATCGATGTACGCGACGGCGATCCCGGGGACGAACAAGGCGGTCTACGACAACATCGCCGCGGGACGCCAGAACTTCGCGATGGGGATCAAGCAGGTCGGCGTCACCGCCGGCAGCGGCATCAGTTCGCTGCTCGTAACCGGTCTCGCGGGCGTCCTCTTCTGGCAGGCCGGCTTCCTGATCGCTACTGGCGTCGGCCTCGTCGTCGCCGTCATCTTCGCAGTCCTCTACAGCGGCACCAGTGACGGTGGAACCGCGGAGTACCCCGATTTCAGGGCACTCTCGCACAACCGGCCGTACCGGGTGCTCGTCGCCGCAGGGTTTTTTCTCGGCGCAGCGCTGTTTACCACGACCGGATACACCGTCCTCTACGTCGAAGAAGAGATCGGTACCTCGGTCGTCTTCGCGGGTGTCGTCCTCGCGCTCGTCCAACTGTTCGGTAGCTTCGGCCGGATTCTCACGGGGTGGCTGAGCGACATCCTCCCCGGCGAGCCGGACACCCGAATCGGTGCGATTCTGATCGTCCAGGCCGTCGTCGGCGCTGGGATGTTCGTTGTCGTCGCGGCGACCGACAGCCCCTGGAGTGCCGTCGTCGCCTTCTCGGCGCTTGGCTTTTTCGTCCTCGGAAACACCGGCGTCTACTACTCCTACATGGCGACGCTCGTCACTGCCGACGAGATGGGCGGCGCGACCGCCGCCGGCCAACTCGCGCTCGTCGTCGGCTCAGTTGTCGCTCCGCCCGCCTTTGGCTACCTCGCAGACACCGTCGGCTACCGAAGTTCGTGGTGGCTACTCGCCGTCGGCACCCTCGTCGCTGCCGCGCTCTTGGTTTATGCGATCCGCCTCGAGCCGCCCGTAGATGAGCCGGCAATGCAGGAGTAA